In a genomic window of Thermoanaerobaculales bacterium:
- a CDS encoding ComEC/Rec2 family competence protein — MSPAGAERRALRPLWWLATGAALGAVAALAAGLPVPSTVGRLLVLAGAAVAAAALAVPRWWPLWLLAGLALGGGRGTAAITERLRLAELAAAGPAAALRLEVTIQEGWEPSRWGWRTTVTVSAAHHREQQLRLRGQWRLEARGAAAGPNLPAPGSVVAAMATIRGDDDRPMLVVDSPRLLETRAGPAGLPALRDHLARSTLAAAGTDLGRIRAAEMAAALALGRRDLLARERRDGWRRSGLAHLLAVSGLNVGMVAGGIWLALTALRLRPRRVRWLMLAAVPAYTVLAGAAPSAVRAALMAALYLGGRQLGRAVIPMSSLLLAATVLVLAEPLLVADPGFQLTVLVTAALVRWVPPTVDRLPVPRRLAAVAAVPIVAQLAAAPIVAAHFHNVVPGGLVANLLVPPLLAPSLGLSLLAVLLSPLWPGGAAVVLDLVGITERLLWLGGGPGRALELVVPGTPPVVVAALAIAGWLALRPGRGGVVGAAAWCALSGALAGWWALRPPPAPPRVALLEIADGLAATVATRDGVILVDGGRWHDQAAELLADDRVRRLAAVVASHPDEDHLGGLARVLEVVTVERLVLPAWARSSEAMAPLLRTARRRGTAIVPAARGSVVRVGETEMRVLWPPARASGGADNDRSLVVLVTTEAGAVLVTADIDRTVERRLARSGHLRAAVLVVPHHGSRESCSDALLDAVNPEVVLVPAGPLNRHHHPSREVLDRVARCGAPVRFPLRDGRCGARLVDGRWAPFP, encoded by the coding sequence GTGAGCCCGGCCGGCGCGGAGCGCCGGGCGCTGCGTCCGCTGTGGTGGCTCGCGACCGGGGCTGCCCTCGGCGCGGTGGCCGCCCTGGCGGCCGGCCTCCCCGTCCCGTCCACGGTCGGGCGGCTCCTGGTCCTGGCTGGCGCGGCGGTGGCCGCCGCGGCGCTCGCCGTCCCGCGGTGGTGGCCGCTGTGGCTCCTCGCCGGGCTCGCCCTCGGCGGCGGCCGCGGCACCGCCGCCATCACCGAGCGCCTCCGCCTCGCAGAGCTGGCGGCCGCGGGCCCCGCCGCGGCGCTCCGGCTCGAGGTCACCATCCAGGAAGGCTGGGAGCCCAGCCGCTGGGGCTGGCGGACCACGGTCACGGTCAGTGCCGCCCACCACCGCGAGCAGCAGCTTCGCCTGCGCGGCCAGTGGCGGCTCGAGGCGCGCGGCGCGGCAGCCGGCCCCAACCTGCCGGCGCCGGGCTCGGTGGTCGCCGCGATGGCGACCATCCGCGGCGACGACGACCGCCCGATGCTGGTCGTCGACTCGCCACGCCTGCTCGAAACCAGGGCCGGGCCGGCCGGCCTGCCCGCCCTGCGCGACCACCTCGCACGGTCAACGCTCGCGGCCGCCGGGACCGACCTCGGCCGGATCCGCGCTGCCGAGATGGCGGCGGCGCTGGCGCTCGGCCGACGCGACCTGCTGGCGCGCGAGCGCCGAGACGGCTGGCGCCGCTCGGGCCTCGCCCACCTGCTCGCGGTCAGCGGCCTCAACGTCGGGATGGTGGCCGGCGGGATCTGGCTCGCCCTGACCGCGCTGCGGCTGCGCCCCCGGCGCGTGCGCTGGCTGATGCTCGCCGCCGTGCCGGCGTACACCGTGCTCGCCGGAGCCGCGCCGTCCGCGGTGCGCGCGGCGCTGATGGCGGCGCTCTACCTCGGCGGACGCCAGCTCGGCCGCGCCGTGATCCCGATGTCGAGCCTGCTGCTGGCGGCCACGGTGCTGGTCCTCGCCGAGCCGCTGCTGGTCGCCGATCCCGGGTTCCAGCTCACCGTGCTGGTGACCGCCGCCCTGGTGCGCTGGGTCCCGCCGACCGTCGACCGCCTGCCTGTCCCACGCCGCCTGGCGGCCGTCGCGGCGGTGCCGATCGTCGCCCAGCTGGCGGCCGCACCGATCGTCGCCGCCCACTTCCACAACGTGGTCCCCGGCGGGCTGGTCGCCAACCTGCTGGTGCCGCCGTTGCTCGCTCCGAGCCTCGGCCTGTCGCTGCTCGCCGTGCTGCTCTCCCCCCTGTGGCCGGGCGGCGCCGCGGTCGTGCTCGACCTGGTCGGCATCACCGAGCGCCTGCTGTGGCTGGGCGGTGGGCCGGGGCGGGCGCTCGAGCTGGTGGTCCCGGGCACGCCGCCTGTAGTCGTGGCGGCCCTTGCCATCGCCGGCTGGCTGGCGCTGCGACCGGGCCGCGGCGGCGTTGTTGGTGCCGCCGCCTGGTGCGCCCTCAGCGGCGCGCTCGCGGGGTGGTGGGCGCTGCGGCCGCCGCCGGCGCCGCCCCGGGTCGCGCTGCTCGAGATCGCCGACGGCCTGGCCGCGACCGTGGCGACGCGGGACGGCGTGATCCTGGTCGACGGCGGCCGCTGGCACGACCAGGCCGCCGAGCTGCTCGCCGACGACCGGGTCCGTCGGCTTGCCGCCGTGGTCGCCTCCCACCCGGACGAGGACCACCTCGGCGGCCTCGCCCGGGTGCTCGAGGTGGTCACGGTCGAGCGGCTGGTGCTGCCGGCGTGGGCCCGCTCCAGCGAGGCCATGGCGCCCCTGCTGCGCACCGCCCGCCGCCGCGGGACCGCCATCGTCCCGGCCGCGCGCGGCTCGGTGGTGAGAGTCGGAGAAACCGAGATGCGGGTGCTGTGGCCCCCGGCCCGCGCCTCCGGCGGCGCCGACAACGATCGCTCGCTGGTGGTGCTGGTCACGACCGAGGCCGGCGCGGTGCTGGTGACCGCCGACATCGATCGCACCGTCGAGCGCCGTCTCGCCCGCTCGGGACACCTCCGCGCGGCGGTGCTCGTGGTGCCGCACCACGGCAGCCGCGAGTCGTGCTCCGACGCGCTGCTCGACGCCGTCAACCCGGAGGTGGTGCTGGTCCCGGCCGGCCCCCTCAATCGCCACCACCACCCGAGCCGTGAGGTTCTCGACCGGGTGGCGCGGTGCGGTGCGCCGGTCCGCTTTCCGCTGCGGGACGGCCGCTGCGGCGCCCGCCTGGTGGACGGCCGCTGGGCGCCCTTCCCCTGA
- a CDS encoding SUMF1/EgtB/PvdO family nonheme iron enzyme: MLIAASRDRRSRLVTAAVAGVAAACLAVPAAANTWSALPDAVATLQRDPGNRAADEAIAAAEASVLAEASAGHLAATAALMDAFEALVLRLDDGEARLSRLQGRLAAALVAFGDGALARDRELAGAAWALAAHHARTTAAIERLASQLLPPADAPPGSVWKAPLDGAELVYVPDATLVIGCVWGDNDCRPGEEGPEVRVPGFWVDRTEVTNRQYRRCVDAGACEPPAEPGAFEDPARADEPVVGVSWQQAAAFSDWAARRLPSEAEWQRAARDDAVDGRFPWGRNRAQAAANIHGTSPADPFPGIAPVASFPATGWGVFDAGGNVWEWCSDRYHRDLAGMPRDGRPWLAGGWGRSLRGGSWRRTVDFARVASRSWQEEGDAADDVGLRCVADPPQRVAEDRLVELAERAFPLRSPAGTELEQAALSGSDRRYLERRALTWLVVEGRVAEAVPRVVALLRQDPGDRVLHDLLAQLENEMQAGVRRGDVVTVRAAITGYRAAVDGDGRLRGRLADYERRLIEEVQATGRTFAGRGEYRLADLTFDLARTLGPDRAAFRELARAAEPAPGLRRISGRDGKLMVWVPTGSYRMGATPDDGAAAYDEHPSHDVTIGGFWLDSTEVTNAEYRRCVEAEACTPPQRTSSFDDPELADHPVVWVTWFQASAYARWAGKRLPTEAEWERAARGGTSTRYPWGGDWEPGIANAIETAGRDQFGETAPVGTFPANPWGLLDMIGNAAEWVADRYHRNYWEAPGDGRAWNQLTGEWADEQRVVRGGSCAAPASRLRVSFREQRSPYVAARTVGFRCAAEK, translated from the coding sequence TTGCTCATCGCCGCCTCGCGAGACCGCCGCTCGAGGCTGGTGACGGCCGCCGTCGCCGGCGTGGCCGCCGCGTGCCTCGCCGTGCCCGCCGCAGCCAACACCTGGAGCGCGCTGCCCGACGCCGTCGCCACGCTGCAGCGCGACCCCGGCAACCGGGCCGCCGATGAAGCGATCGCGGCCGCCGAGGCGTCGGTTCTCGCCGAGGCGAGCGCGGGCCATCTCGCCGCCACAGCCGCGCTGATGGACGCCTTCGAGGCCCTCGTCCTGAGGCTCGACGACGGCGAGGCCCGGCTGTCCCGGCTGCAGGGCCGGCTCGCAGCGGCCCTGGTCGCGTTCGGAGACGGAGCCCTCGCCCGGGATCGCGAGCTGGCCGGCGCCGCATGGGCCCTGGCGGCCCACCACGCGCGGACGACGGCCGCGATCGAGCGCCTCGCGTCACAGCTCCTGCCGCCGGCCGATGCCCCGCCAGGCTCGGTGTGGAAGGCCCCGCTCGACGGTGCGGAGCTGGTGTACGTGCCCGACGCCACGCTCGTCATCGGCTGCGTCTGGGGCGACAACGACTGCCGGCCGGGCGAGGAGGGCCCGGAGGTCCGGGTGCCCGGTTTCTGGGTGGACCGCACCGAGGTGACCAATCGCCAGTACCGTCGCTGCGTGGACGCCGGGGCGTGCGAGCCGCCGGCCGAGCCGGGCGCCTTCGAGGATCCGGCTCGCGCCGACGAGCCGGTGGTCGGGGTCAGCTGGCAGCAGGCGGCCGCCTTCAGCGACTGGGCTGCACGCCGCCTGCCGTCGGAAGCGGAGTGGCAGCGCGCCGCCCGAGACGACGCCGTTGACGGCCGATTCCCGTGGGGCCGCAACCGGGCCCAGGCTGCAGCCAACATTCACGGCACCTCGCCGGCCGACCCCTTCCCCGGGATCGCGCCGGTGGCCTCATTCCCGGCGACGGGGTGGGGCGTCTTCGACGCCGGGGGCAACGTCTGGGAGTGGTGCTCCGACCGCTACCACCGTGACCTCGCGGGCATGCCGCGGGACGGCAGGCCATGGCTGGCAGGCGGCTGGGGCCGCTCGCTGCGCGGCGGCTCGTGGCGGCGGACCGTCGATTTCGCGCGGGTCGCGAGCCGGAGCTGGCAGGAGGAGGGCGACGCCGCGGACGACGTCGGTTTGCGCTGCGTCGCCGATCCGCCGCAGCGGGTGGCCGAGGACCGGCTGGTGGAGCTCGCCGAGCGGGCGTTCCCGCTGCGCAGCCCGGCCGGAACGGAGCTCGAGCAGGCCGCTCTGTCGGGCTCCGACCGGCGCTACCTGGAGCGGCGCGCCCTGACCTGGTTGGTCGTCGAGGGCCGTGTGGCGGAGGCGGTGCCGCGGGTCGTCGCGCTGCTCCGCCAGGACCCCGGCGACCGGGTGCTGCACGACCTGCTGGCCCAGCTCGAGAACGAGATGCAGGCCGGGGTCCGCCGGGGCGACGTGGTGACGGTGCGCGCCGCCATCACCGGGTACCGGGCGGCGGTGGACGGGGACGGCAGGCTGCGCGGCCGCCTCGCCGATTACGAGCGGCGCCTGATCGAGGAGGTGCAGGCGACCGGCAGGACGTTCGCCGGCCGCGGCGAGTACCGGCTTGCCGATCTGACCTTCGACCTGGCTCGCACGCTCGGGCCCGACCGGGCGGCGTTCCGCGAGCTCGCGCGCGCCGCCGAGCCGGCGCCAGGGCTGCGCAGGATCTCGGGCCGCGACGGCAAGCTGATGGTGTGGGTGCCGACGGGCAGCTACCGCATGGGGGCGACGCCGGACGACGGCGCCGCGGCCTACGACGAGCACCCGTCGCACGACGTGACGATTGGGGGATTCTGGCTCGACTCGACCGAGGTGACGAACGCGGAGTACCGCCGTTGCGTGGAGGCCGAGGCCTGCACCCCGCCGCAGCGCACCTCGTCGTTCGACGATCCCGAGCTCGCCGACCACCCGGTGGTGTGGGTGACCTGGTTCCAGGCCTCCGCCTATGCCCGCTGGGCGGGCAAGCGCCTGCCGACCGAGGCCGAGTGGGAGCGTGCCGCCCGCGGGGGGACCTCGACGCGCTACCCGTGGGGCGGCGACTGGGAGCCGGGCATCGCCAACGCCATCGAGACCGCCGGCCGCGACCAGTTCGGCGAGACGGCGCCGGTCGGCACCTTCCCGGCCAACCCGTGGGGCCTGCTCGACATGATCGGGAACGCGGCGGAGTGGGTCGCCGACCGCTACCACCGCAACTACTGGGAGGCGCCTGGCGACGGCCGCGCCTGGAACCAGCTCACCGGCGAGTGGGCCGACGAGCAGCGGGTGGTGCGCGGCGGCTCGTGTGCGGCCCCGGCGAGCCGCTTGCGGGTGTCGTTCCGCGAGCAGCGATCTCCCTACGTGGCCGCGCGCACCGTCGGGTTCCGCTGCGCCGCTGAGAAGTAG
- a CDS encoding aminotransferase class V-fold PLP-dependent enzyme: MTFELRRWLPEFPIREHCLYLDHAAACPLPRPVAEAMRQRIADQERSGFDNYQDWRNHHLTCRHLGSQLIGCGPEDISIVRSTSEGLSLVAEGLTWKKADQVLVGEEEFAANAAPWLHLARKGVKVVRYPQADGRVDPDQIARHLTARTRLVAVSWAAFHTGWIAPLAELGRRCRDHGCLLVVDAIQGLGVLPMDMRALAIDAVVADGHKWLLGPEGAGLMATTPELRSQLQPVVSGWRNIDRQPADYFLDRLVFREDGRRFEPGASNGVGIAGLAAALDIIASVERENIQARVEMLARMLTRILIAHGWEVFSPGSGQPVAGIVAARPRGATSREAHRRLFERRVVCSVRQGLVRFSPHFYVTRGELEALDRILEKVGL; the protein is encoded by the coding sequence ATGACGTTCGAGCTGCGGCGCTGGCTTCCCGAGTTCCCGATCCGCGAGCACTGCCTGTACCTCGATCATGCCGCGGCCTGCCCGCTGCCGAGACCGGTCGCGGAGGCGATGCGGCAGCGGATCGCCGACCAGGAGCGCAGCGGCTTCGACAACTATCAGGACTGGCGCAACCACCACCTCACCTGCCGTCACCTCGGCAGCCAGCTCATCGGATGCGGACCCGAGGACATCTCGATCGTCCGCTCGACCTCCGAGGGGCTGTCGCTGGTGGCGGAAGGCCTGACCTGGAAGAAGGCCGACCAGGTGCTGGTGGGCGAAGAGGAGTTCGCCGCCAACGCCGCACCGTGGCTTCACCTTGCCCGCAAGGGCGTCAAGGTGGTGCGCTACCCCCAGGCGGACGGCCGCGTCGACCCGGACCAGATCGCGCGCCACCTCACGGCGAGGACTCGCCTGGTGGCGGTGTCGTGGGCCGCATTCCACACCGGGTGGATCGCCCCGCTCGCCGAGCTCGGCCGGCGCTGCCGCGACCACGGCTGCCTGCTCGTGGTCGATGCCATCCAGGGGCTCGGGGTGCTGCCGATGGACATGCGCGCGCTGGCGATCGACGCGGTGGTGGCGGACGGGCACAAGTGGCTGCTCGGTCCCGAGGGGGCGGGGCTGATGGCGACCACCCCCGAGCTGCGCAGCCAGCTCCAGCCGGTGGTGAGCGGCTGGCGCAACATCGACCGCCAGCCGGCCGACTACTTCCTCGACCGGCTCGTCTTCCGTGAGGATGGCCGGCGCTTCGAGCCCGGGGCGAGCAACGGGGTCGGGATCGCTGGGCTCGCCGCCGCTCTCGACATCATCGCCAGCGTCGAGCGCGAGAACATCCAGGCGCGGGTCGAGATGCTCGCCAGGATGCTCACCCGCATTCTGATCGCCCACGGCTGGGAGGTCTTCTCTCCCGGCTCCGGGCAGCCGGTTGCCGGCATCGTGGCGGCGCGGCCACGCGGCGCCACCTCCCGGGAGGCGCACCGCCGGCTGTTCGAGCGCAGGGTGGTGTGCTCGGTCCGGCAGGGGCTGGTGCGGTTCTCGCCGCACTTCTACGTCACCCGCGGCGAGCTCGAGGCGCTCGACCGGATCCTCGAGAAGGTCGGCCTCTAG
- the ahcY gene encoding adenosylhomocysteinase, with the protein MSTTVSADFKVKDIGLAAWGRREIEIAEKEMPGLMATRAKYGPARPLAGARITGSLHMTIQTAVLIETLVALGADVRWASCNIFSTQDHAAAAIAERGIPVFAWKGETLEEYWWCTLQALTWPGGNGPQLIVDDGGDATLVVHRGFRAEDEPELITGPTADKDLAIVNRMLREIQGGAPRFWHQVVASLRGVSEETTTGVHRLYRMAERGELLVPAINVNDSVTKSKYDNVYGCRESLVDGIKRATDVMVAGKVALVCGFGEVGKGSAEILHAHRAQVWVTEIDPICALQACMAGYRVVTVEDALPHADIYVTATGNRDVITADHMSRMKDQAIVCNIGHFDHEIQVDALNATPGVTRFNIKPQVDAYRFPDGHTIYLLAEGRLINLGCATGHPSFVMSASFTNQVLAQIDLWQNPHEIGVTTLPKHLDEEVARLHLAKLGAKLTTLTEEQADYIGVPAGGPYKPERYRY; encoded by the coding sequence ATGAGCACCACGGTGAGCGCCGACTTCAAGGTCAAGGACATCGGCCTCGCGGCCTGGGGCCGGCGCGAGATCGAGATCGCCGAGAAGGAGATGCCCGGCCTGATGGCGACCCGGGCGAAGTACGGGCCGGCCAGGCCGCTGGCCGGCGCCCGCATCACCGGCTCTCTGCACATGACGATCCAGACCGCGGTGCTCATCGAGACCCTGGTCGCACTCGGCGCCGACGTGCGCTGGGCATCGTGCAACATCTTCTCGACCCAAGACCACGCCGCGGCCGCGATCGCCGAGCGCGGCATCCCGGTCTTCGCCTGGAAGGGCGAGACCCTCGAGGAGTACTGGTGGTGCACGCTGCAGGCGCTGACCTGGCCCGGCGGCAACGGCCCGCAGCTGATCGTCGACGACGGCGGCGATGCGACCCTGGTCGTCCACCGCGGCTTCCGGGCCGAGGACGAGCCCGAGCTCATCACCGGGCCCACCGCCGACAAGGACCTGGCGATCGTCAACCGGATGCTCCGGGAGATCCAGGGCGGCGCCCCGCGCTTCTGGCACCAGGTGGTGGCATCGCTCAGGGGGGTCTCCGAGGAGACCACGACCGGCGTCCACCGCCTCTACCGGATGGCCGAGCGGGGCGAGCTCCTGGTGCCCGCGATCAACGTCAACGACTCGGTGACCAAGTCCAAGTACGACAACGTCTACGGCTGCCGCGAGTCGCTGGTCGACGGGATCAAGCGCGCCACCGACGTGATGGTGGCCGGCAAGGTCGCGCTGGTCTGCGGCTTCGGCGAGGTCGGCAAGGGCTCGGCCGAGATCCTGCACGCGCATCGCGCCCAGGTCTGGGTGACCGAGATCGACCCGATCTGCGCGCTCCAGGCCTGCATGGCGGGCTACCGGGTGGTGACGGTCGAGGACGCGCTGCCGCACGCCGACATCTACGTCACCGCGACCGGCAACCGCGACGTCATCACCGCCGACCACATGAGCCGGATGAAGGACCAGGCGATCGTCTGCAACATCGGCCACTTCGACCACGAGATCCAGGTCGACGCCCTCAACGCGACGCCGGGCGTCACCAGGTTCAACATCAAGCCGCAGGTCGACGCCTACCGCTTCCCGGACGGCCACACCATCTACCTGCTCGCGGAGGGCCGGCTGATCAACCTCGGCTGCGCCACCGGCCACCCCAGCTTCGTCATGTCGGCCTCGTTCACCAACCAGGTGCTGGCCCAGATCGACCTCTGGCAGAACCCCCACGAGATCGGCGTCACCACCCTGCCCAAGCACCTCGACGAGGAGGTTGCCCGCCTCCACCTCGCCAAGCTCGGCGCGAAGCTCACGACGCTCACCGAGGAGCAGGCCGACTACATCGGCGTGCCGGCCGGAGGTCCGTACAAGCCGGAGCGGTACCGGTACTAG
- a CDS encoding MBL fold metallo-hydrolase, with protein MRPSDVASGVLALALSAAPIAAGPEREIPIEVRRLSDRVVVLTDPTLGGNNVVALASTRGLVVVDTSGAPAIAARMRAEIEGAFGRRDFAVVVNTHEDFDHVSGNQVFTDATLVGHERCRAALEGFKARSEAVIEDRVAWQRQHLAGTVQRLETMAPGSDEAIEARRSIARSEALIELMAEGVDFTPPVLTFSDRMSLDLGDLTVNLVFFGSAHSRSDTLVHVPEEGLLMTGDLFSEAVPGFNVGEAQNLDVPRSLHLLDAVLAPDARVRRVILGHRDIWPREALEARVDCARAVWDGVREARSEGLGSEATLQRLPLESTCPGVPRDERLTARLEAQQAEMVAVFRRQLQTSAAAAVEEALRAGGIEAARAVYERARLDPTEAIFIDENQLNALGYRLLQTGGVDEAIAVLSMNADAFPESWNVWDSLGEAYMTRGDRARAIECYRSSLRLNPGNSSGAAILERLTAQEEAARLTP; from the coding sequence ATGCGGCCAAGTGACGTGGCATCCGGCGTTCTCGCGCTCGCGCTCTCCGCCGCGCCGATCGCAGCCGGCCCGGAGCGGGAGATTCCCATCGAGGTGCGTCGGCTGAGTGACCGGGTGGTGGTGCTGACCGACCCGACGCTCGGCGGCAACAACGTGGTCGCCCTGGCCTCAACCCGTGGGCTCGTGGTCGTCGACACCTCGGGCGCACCCGCAATCGCGGCCAGGATGCGCGCCGAGATCGAGGGGGCCTTCGGCCGCAGGGACTTCGCTGTCGTCGTCAACACCCACGAGGACTTCGACCACGTCAGCGGCAACCAGGTCTTCACCGACGCGACCCTGGTCGGCCACGAGCGCTGCCGCGCCGCCCTCGAGGGTTTCAAGGCGAGGTCCGAGGCGGTCATCGAGGACCGCGTCGCCTGGCAGCGGCAGCACCTCGCCGGCACCGTCCAGCGGCTCGAGACGATGGCGCCGGGCTCGGACGAAGCAATCGAGGCGAGGCGCTCGATCGCCCGCTCCGAGGCCCTGATCGAGCTGATGGCCGAGGGTGTCGACTTCACACCGCCGGTCTTGACCTTCAGCGACAGGATGTCCCTGGATCTCGGAGACCTGACGGTGAACCTCGTGTTCTTTGGCAGCGCCCACTCGCGCAGCGACACCCTGGTGCACGTGCCGGAGGAAGGGCTGCTGATGACGGGCGACCTGTTCAGCGAGGCGGTGCCGGGTTTCAACGTCGGCGAGGCGCAGAACCTCGATGTGCCGCGCAGCCTGCACCTCCTGGACGCCGTCCTGGCCCCCGATGCCCGTGTCCGCCGGGTCATCCTCGGCCACCGAGACATCTGGCCACGAGAGGCGCTCGAGGCCCGCGTCGACTGCGCCCGGGCGGTGTGGGACGGGGTGCGCGAGGCTCGGTCCGAGGGCCTCGGCTCGGAGGCGACCCTGCAGCGGCTCCCCCTGGAGTCGACCTGCCCCGGCGTGCCCCGCGATGAACGCCTGACCGCCCGGCTCGAGGCGCAGCAAGCGGAGATGGTCGCGGTCTTCCGGCGCCAGCTTCAGACCTCCGCGGCCGCGGCCGTGGAAGAAGCCCTCAGAGCCGGTGGGATCGAGGCGGCGCGAGCGGTCTATGAGAGGGCGAGGCTCGACCCGACGGAGGCGATCTTCATCGACGAGAACCAGCTCAACGCTCTCGGCTACCGGCTGCTCCAGACGGGCGGCGTCGACGAGGCGATCGCCGTCCTCTCGATGAACGCGGACGCCTTTCCTGAATCGTGGAACGTGTGGGACAGCCTCGGGGAAGCCTACATGACCCGGGGCGACCGGGCGCGCGCCATCGAGTGCTACCGCAGCTCCCTCCGGCTCAACCCCGGGAACAGCAGCGGCGCCGCCATCCTCGAGCGGCTCACTGCCCAGGAGGAGGCGGCCCGGCTGACACCCTGA
- a CDS encoding NAD-dependent epimerase, translating to MAANLPILVTGVAGFIGFHVARRLLDDGLAVLGLDNLNDYYDVSLKEARLAQLYRRPRFEFVKLDLGNRLAMDSLFAGNRFQRVVHLAAQAGVRYSLVNPHAYVDSNLVGFLHILEGCRARSVPHLLYASSSSVYGANTALPFSVHHNVDHPLSLYAATKKANELMAHTYAHLYGLPCTGLRFFTVYGPWGRPDMALFTFTRQILAGEPIDVYNYGRHRRDFTYIDDIVEGVVRIMDRIPGPDPAWNAERPNPGTSAAPWRVYNIGHHTAVELERYIEVLEQCLGRTAERRLLPMQPGDVPDTWADVSALEADVGYAPSTPIETGVKRFVEWYREYYRV from the coding sequence ATGGCGGCCAACCTCCCGATCCTGGTCACCGGCGTCGCCGGGTTCATCGGCTTCCACGTGGCCCGGCGCCTGCTCGACGACGGGCTCGCGGTGCTCGGCCTCGACAACCTCAACGACTACTACGACGTGTCGCTCAAGGAGGCGCGGCTCGCGCAGCTGTACCGCCGCCCGCGCTTCGAGTTCGTCAAGCTGGACCTCGGCAACCGGCTGGCCATGGACAGCCTGTTCGCCGGCAACCGCTTCCAGCGAGTGGTCCACCTCGCGGCCCAGGCCGGCGTCCGCTACTCCCTGGTCAACCCGCACGCCTATGTCGACTCCAACCTGGTCGGCTTCCTCCACATCCTCGAGGGCTGCCGCGCCCGCTCGGTCCCGCACCTGCTCTACGCCTCGTCGAGCTCGGTCTACGGCGCCAACACCGCGCTGCCGTTCTCGGTCCACCACAACGTCGACCACCCACTGTCGCTGTACGCCGCCACCAAGAAGGCCAACGAGCTGATGGCCCACACCTACGCCCATCTCTACGGGCTGCCGTGCACGGGCCTGCGCTTCTTCACGGTCTACGGGCCGTGGGGCAGGCCCGACATGGCGCTGTTCACCTTCACCCGCCAGATCCTGGCCGGTGAGCCGATCGACGTCTACAACTACGGCCGGCACCGGCGCGACTTCACCTACATCGACGACATCGTCGAGGGCGTGGTGCGCATCATGGACCGGATCCCGGGGCCCGATCCCGCCTGGAACGCCGAGCGCCCCAACCCGGGCACCAGCGCCGCGCCGTGGCGGGTCTACAACATCGGCCACCACACGGCGGTCGAGCTCGAGCGCTACATCGAGGTCCTCGAGCAGTGTCTCGGCCGCACGGCCGAGCGCCGGCTGCTGCCGATGCAGCCCGGCGACGTGCCCGACACCTGGGCGGACGTGTCGGCGCTGGAGGCCGATGTGGGCTACGCCCCCAGCACTCCGATCGAGACCGGCGTCAAGCGCTTCGTCGAGTGGTACCGCGAGTACTACAGGGTCTGA
- a CDS encoding GDP-L-fucose synthase codes for MAVLRPDSRVFVAGHGGLVGSAVLRRLDAEGCSCVLTATREQLDLRDQAAVNYWFRANRPELVFLVAGTVGGILANSTRPAEFIYDNMMIHATVVHAAHLFGVAKLLYLGSSCIYPRECPQPMREEHLLSGYLEPTNEPYAIAKIAGIKLCQAYRRQYGSNFISAMPTNLYGPNDNFDLESSHVLPALIRKFIDAREAGQQEVVVWGTGSPRREFLHVDDLADACVFLMDRYEEDRHINVGTGEDLSIRELAELVRDVVHPGARLAFDTSKPDGMLRKLLDVSRLHELGWRHRIELREGIESSYRWYLEHRGELSAARGGGDA; via the coding sequence ATGGCCGTGCTTCGACCTGACTCTCGAGTGTTCGTTGCGGGCCACGGTGGCCTGGTCGGATCGGCGGTCCTGCGCCGGCTCGACGCCGAGGGTTGCAGCTGCGTCCTGACGGCGACCCGCGAGCAGCTCGATCTCCGCGACCAGGCGGCGGTCAACTACTGGTTCCGCGCCAACCGGCCGGAGCTCGTGTTCCTGGTTGCCGGGACGGTCGGCGGCATTCTCGCCAACTCGACGCGCCCGGCCGAGTTCATCTACGACAACATGATGATCCACGCCACCGTGGTCCACGCCGCGCACCTGTTCGGGGTGGCCAAGCTGCTCTACCTGGGCTCGTCGTGCATCTACCCACGGGAGTGCCCCCAGCCGATGCGTGAGGAGCACCTGTTGTCCGGGTACCTGGAGCCGACCAACGAGCCGTACGCGATCGCGAAGATCGCCGGCATCAAGCTCTGCCAGGCCTATCGGCGCCAGTACGGATCCAACTTCATCTCGGCGATGCCGACCAACCTCTACGGACCGAACGACAACTTCGACCTCGAAAGCTCGCACGTCCTGCCGGCGCTGATCCGCAAGTTCATCGACGCCCGCGAGGCCGGCCAGCAGGAGGTTGTGGTCTGGGGCACCGGCAGCCCTCGGCGCGAGTTCCTGCATGTCGACGACCTGGCCGATGCCTGCGTCTTCCTGATGGACCGCTACGAGGAGGACCGCCACATCAACGTCGGCACGGGCGAGGACCTGTCGATCCGCGAGCTGGCCGAGTTGGTGCGCGACGTCGTCCATCCCGGCGCGAGGCTCGCCTTCGACACCTCGAAACCGGATGGCATGCTGCGCAAGCTGCTCGACGTGTCGAGGCTCCACGAGCTGGGCTGGAGGCACCGCATCGAGCTGCGCGAGGGCATCGAGTCGAGCTACCGCTGGTACCTCGAACACCGCGGGGAGCTGTCCGCCGCGCGCGGGGGAGGTGACGCGTGA